From one Verrucomicrobiales bacterium genomic stretch:
- a CDS encoding serine/threonine protein kinase, whose protein sequence is MKLEELQPWFPQLELLECLGRGGMGVVYKVRQKSLNRLAALKLLAPERVADAKFSERFTREAQALAALNHPGIVTIYDFGQVSGCYFLLMEYVDGVNLRQAMQAGRFTPEQALAVVPPVCEALQYAHDRGIVHRDIKPENLLLDREGRLKIADFGIAKILHQDGEETSTVESQLPGTPRYMAPEQAAAQRTDHRADIYSLGVVLYELLTGEMPGPALQPPSRKVQIDVRLDEIVLRALESRPELRFSSASEFRTQVETVATRTIPAREGVPAEARGESSASGTENRSSSRHEAINPNRGMSVKRFTARGVGILIILGLVLGCSILLAVRYQSDRLRRAEATVNLARFKSSMVSAQKQREQALEELSRINSQVGAMGRSLDQSMRARRLEVQLQGLGLAAEAYQGMAARAATELEMFERPFWRQSLVILLPALPFLVVAFVLLGRRPPDAVSPKPLLRYLAIGLFFIGLPIGLFGVWALIQVMGDSNWNPAIGEAVVTGSSWILTLILMGGALVLWRSSRPLEAPPQLNSASLRQISELIGLALVASLVFLGLLAWADHHNSRRSAMPTSARVSLAGMKIIPLGVNDRVVSADITLTQASADLEARAVLVGPRMAPELEALADGSSGPLLKPTSRYDIPSYSVLTSTNGRRTWHLEFLLPSGALARQALASMGMLAHALPGDVFRGSFDLFEVTDQNTEVYRGIIDFRPMPAALAAVQDSRWLSIGGHSEVSATNLILHWSLLAGRAGTARLVVLDKPVSTQLQPSELKNVPGFVTSISVELREQGGGDQVQVIVKVGVMEWSQEVPVSFGASATESSRAFNVNVNTLRGASIELGAMAGKPVTLEVTD, encoded by the coding sequence AACCATCCGGGCATTGTCACCATTTACGACTTTGGCCAGGTGAGCGGCTGCTACTTTCTCCTCATGGAGTATGTCGACGGAGTGAACCTGCGACAGGCGATGCAGGCCGGGCGTTTCACTCCTGAGCAGGCGTTAGCCGTCGTGCCGCCCGTCTGCGAGGCGCTGCAATATGCGCACGACCGTGGGATCGTCCATCGGGACATTAAACCGGAGAATCTGCTCCTGGATCGCGAGGGCCGACTCAAGATCGCGGATTTCGGCATTGCGAAGATCCTGCATCAGGACGGGGAGGAAACCTCAACTGTCGAGAGTCAACTGCCCGGCACACCGCGTTACATGGCTCCCGAGCAAGCTGCGGCTCAGCGCACCGACCATCGGGCAGACATCTATTCGCTCGGGGTGGTGTTGTATGAACTGCTGACCGGGGAGATGCCTGGGCCGGCACTTCAGCCCCCGTCCCGGAAGGTGCAGATCGATGTTCGGCTGGATGAGATTGTGCTGCGCGCCTTGGAATCGCGGCCTGAACTGCGATTCTCCAGCGCTTCCGAATTTCGGACCCAGGTGGAGACGGTGGCTACCCGGACGATACCGGCAAGGGAAGGAGTCCCGGCCGAGGCAAGGGGCGAATCGAGCGCCTCGGGGACGGAAAACAGAAGCTCGAGTCGGCATGAGGCAATCAACCCTAACCGTGGGATGAGTGTGAAACGATTCACGGCGCGAGGGGTGGGAATCCTCATAATCCTCGGCCTGGTCTTGGGATGCTCGATCTTGCTCGCTGTTCGGTATCAGAGTGACCGCCTTCGACGGGCAGAGGCGACCGTGAACCTGGCTCGGTTTAAGTCCAGTATGGTATCCGCTCAAAAGCAACGGGAGCAGGCCCTGGAGGAGTTGTCTCGGATCAACTCGCAGGTGGGGGCGATGGGGCGATCCCTTGACCAGTCCATGCGGGCGCGGCGGTTGGAAGTGCAACTCCAGGGGTTAGGCCTGGCCGCGGAGGCGTATCAAGGAATGGCAGCCAGGGCGGCGACAGAACTCGAGATGTTTGAACGTCCCTTCTGGCGTCAGTCGTTGGTCATCCTTTTGCCAGCTCTCCCTTTCCTAGTGGTAGCGTTCGTCCTGCTCGGTCGAAGGCCACCCGATGCCGTGTCGCCAAAGCCCCTGCTTCGCTATCTGGCGATTGGATTGTTCTTCATCGGGCTCCCCATTGGCCTGTTCGGAGTGTGGGCGTTGATCCAGGTCATGGGTGACTCGAACTGGAATCCTGCAATCGGTGAGGCAGTGGTTACTGGCAGCTCTTGGATTCTGACATTGATCCTGATGGGGGGGGCGTTGGTGCTGTGGAGGTCGTCGCGTCCGCTGGAGGCTCCGCCGCAGCTCAACTCCGCGTCCCTGAGACAAATCTCTGAATTAATCGGCTTGGCGTTGGTGGCATCCCTGGTTTTCCTTGGCCTGCTTGCCTGGGCTGATCACCACAATTCGAGGCGTTCAGCAATGCCCACTTCAGCGCGGGTCAGTTTGGCGGGAATGAAGATTATACCCTTGGGGGTGAATGACCGAGTGGTGTCTGCCGACATCACGCTGACCCAGGCCTCGGCGGATTTGGAAGCGCGAGCTGTACTGGTGGGGCCCCGGATGGCACCGGAACTCGAAGCCTTGGCCGATGGTTCTAGCGGTCCGTTGCTGAAACCCACCTCGCGATACGACATTCCCAGCTATTCGGTCCTGACTTCCACCAACGGGAGGCGGACTTGGCATCTCGAGTTTTTGCTCCCTTCAGGCGCCTTGGCGCGCCAGGCGCTGGCGTCAATGGGCATGTTGGCTCACGCTCTGCCGGGTGACGTTTTTCGAGGATCGTTCGATTTGTTTGAAGTGACCGACCAGAACACGGAGGTCTATCGGGGCATCATCGACTTTCGTCCGATGCCCGCGGCTCTGGCCGCCGTCCAGGATTCGCGTTGGCTTTCCATTGGCGGTCATTCAGAGGTGAGTGCAACTAATCTGATATTGCACTGGAGTTTGCTAGCTGGCCGTGCAGGTACCGCCCGACTCGTGGTGCTCGATAAACCTGTTTCCACCCAGTTGCAGCCTTCCGAGCTGAAGAATGTGCCGGGGTTTGTGACCTCCATCAGTGTCGAGCTTCGCGAGCAGGGCGGGGGGGATCAAGTGCAGGTGATTGTCAAGGTGGGGGTAATGGAATGGAGTCAGGAAGTTCCCGTGAGCTTCGGAGCGTCAGCGACCGAGTCGAGTCGGGCATTCAATGTCAATGTGAACACCTTACGGGGGGCCAGCATTGAGTTGGGTGCCATGGCCGGGAAACCGGTGACGCTAGAGGTGACGGACTGA